A window from Chloroflexota bacterium encodes these proteins:
- the prfA gene encoding peptide chain release factor 1: MLEKLAEIEARYQELNLLMAEHSSNIPQITAFAKEQASLEKVVVLYNNLRRVDREISGAEELLAEEDDDELLEMARLEIQQLETEKESLMERTRAALVPKDPNDDRNVIMEIRAGTGGDEAGLFAADLFRLYNLFAEKQGWKTEFLSSSPTGIGGFKEIIFLVKGQGAFSRLKFEGGVHRVQRVPVTETSGRIHTSTATVAVLPEAQDIDVSISPDDLSIDVYRASGHGGQSVNTTDSAVRITHLPTGLVVTCQDERSQQQNRMRALAVLRARLLELEQRKQREEESAMRRSLVGTGERSEKIRTYNFPQNRLTDHRINLTVYNLDQLMDGNVEGIVDALTTTNESERLAAAGSKG; this comes from the coding sequence ATGTTAGAAAAACTAGCCGAAATCGAAGCGCGCTATCAGGAACTCAATCTGCTCATGGCCGAGCATAGCAGCAACATTCCTCAAATCACTGCATTCGCCAAGGAACAGGCCTCTTTGGAAAAGGTAGTTGTCCTCTATAACAACCTCCGGCGGGTGGATAGAGAAATCAGCGGTGCTGAAGAATTGTTGGCTGAAGAGGATGACGACGAGCTCCTGGAGATGGCGCGGCTCGAAATACAGCAACTTGAGACGGAAAAAGAGTCGCTCATGGAGCGGACCCGGGCTGCCTTGGTGCCGAAAGATCCAAACGACGACCGCAATGTCATCATGGAGATTCGTGCCGGCACGGGAGGCGATGAAGCAGGGCTCTTTGCTGCCGACCTCTTTCGCCTGTATAACCTCTTTGCGGAAAAGCAGGGCTGGAAGACGGAGTTCTTGTCATCCAGTCCGACGGGCATTGGCGGTTTCAAAGAGATCATCTTTCTCGTGAAAGGGCAAGGCGCTTTTAGCCGGCTCAAATTTGAAGGCGGTGTGCACCGTGTGCAGCGCGTTCCAGTTACTGAGACGAGCGGTCGCATCCATACCTCCACTGCCACGGTCGCCGTATTGCCCGAAGCGCAGGATATCGACGTCAGCATCAGCCCGGACGATCTCTCAATCGACGTCTATCGCGCGAGCGGTCACGGCGGCCAGAGCGTGAACACTACCGACTCAGCCGTGCGCATTACCCATCTCCCCACTGGACTGGTGGTGACATGCCAGGATGAACGATCGCAGCAGCAGAACCGGATGCGTGCGTTGGCAGTCTTGCGGGCGCGCCTACTTGAATTGGAGCAGCGTAAGCAGCGGGAGGAAGAGTCTGCCATGCGTCGGAGCTTGGTTGGTACGGGAGAGCGGAGCGAGAAGATACGCACCTACAACTTTCCGCAGAACCGGCTGACCGATCATCGCATCAACCTTACCGTCTATAACCTGGACCAGTTGATGGACGGCAACGTAGAAGGCATCGTGGACGCTCTCACAACCACGAACGAGTCAGAGCGTTTGGCTGCCGCCGGCTCGAAGGGCTAA
- the prmC gene encoding peptide chain release factor N(5)-glutamine methyltransferase yields the protein MYAVATASSGPQSSCLQDVLHWASQQLKGSGIDSHARDARVLLRHVLDCTEVALAGGNVLSLSPAQVASFRGHVQRRQQGEPVAYIVGRKEFMGLDFAVDRRVLIPRPETELLVEKALDLFDCDSSNSYRLLGPPICHGISHPLIADIGTGSGAIAVSIAKALPRATVYATDISAEALASARRNGVAHGVSDRLVLLQGSYLQALPESVHVIVCNPPYIPREEVAGLDRDVRDYEPTIALACGEDGLDAYRALFPELSTYLLPGGHALFEIGFDMAECLTALAAQHLPDARADVYQDLAGFDRILCISQISPNA from the coding sequence GTGTACGCTGTCGCGACGGCGAGCAGTGGTCCCCAATCATCTTGCCTGCAGGACGTACTCCACTGGGCCTCACAGCAGCTCAAGGGGAGTGGCATTGACTCCCACGCCCGAGATGCGCGCGTACTCCTTAGGCATGTGTTGGACTGCACTGAAGTAGCCTTGGCCGGGGGAAACGTCCTATCGCTTTCGCCCGCGCAGGTGGCATCGTTTCGCGGCCATGTACAGCGCCGTCAGCAAGGTGAACCCGTTGCCTATATCGTTGGCAGGAAAGAGTTTATGGGACTGGACTTCGCCGTAGACCGGCGCGTCCTCATCCCTCGACCGGAAACGGAACTGCTGGTTGAGAAGGCGCTTGATCTGTTCGACTGCGATAGCAGCAACAGTTACCGTTTGCTCGGCCCGCCGATTTGCCACGGTATATCTCACCCGCTCATCGCCGACATTGGCACGGGCAGCGGCGCGATTGCCGTGAGTATCGCCAAGGCGCTGCCGCGAGCCACTGTTTACGCCACAGATATTTCTGCCGAAGCGCTGGCATCGGCGCGGCGGAATGGAGTTGCTCACGGGGTTTCGGACAGGCTCGTCTTGCTGCAGGGAAGTTACCTACAGGCATTGCCTGAATCTGTCCACGTCATAGTCTGCAACCCGCCCTACATCCCACGAGAAGAGGTAGCGGGCCTAGACCGCGACGTGCGGGACTACGAGCCTACCATTGCACTTGCCTGCGGCGAGGACGGCCTTGATGCCTATCGGGCCTTATTTCCTGAACTCTCAACCTATCTCCTGCCCGGTGGTCACGCGCTCTTTGAAATAGGATTCGATATGGCAGAATGCTTGACCGCGCTGGCAGCACAACACCTACCGGACGCTCGCGCAGACGTTTACCAGGATCTGGCGGGGTTTGACAGGATACTCTGTATCTCCCAAATTTCACCGAATGCCTGA
- a CDS encoding starvation-sensing protein RspA: MRITDVRAICTAPAGLALVVVKVETSTPGLHGLGCATFRQRPLTVVTAVNDYLRPFLVGKDPSAIEDIWQSAYVSSYWRSGPVLNNALAGVDAALWDIKGKCANVPLYQLFGGKCRDYVPLYTAAGGDDVHAVEESVRGFMEQGYRYVKCSTSEPGLARYSAGSNATGWQRSAQGEPGSQDGHAVTPDDEVLGVDHGALEGAWEPTPYVRKVPRLFEHLRDQLGDSVELLHDVHERIPPVQALGLAKALEPFNLFFLEDPLAPENNGYFRIMRQQTTTPIAMGELFVNQAEYVPLIQERLIDFIRVHISDIGGISVARKLAAFCEFYGVRTAWHGPADVSPVGHAANMHLDFACHNFGIQEQHVFNQAAQDVFPGTPEIRNGAMWSNERPGLGVELDEELAARFPLPEMPYGGGWAPLRRDDGTVVSP; this comes from the coding sequence ATGCGGATCACAGACGTACGCGCTATCTGTACCGCGCCGGCAGGCCTTGCGCTAGTCGTCGTCAAAGTCGAAACGAGCACGCCCGGTCTCCACGGCTTGGGCTGTGCCACGTTCAGGCAACGCCCACTGACCGTTGTAACTGCTGTCAACGACTACTTGCGCCCCTTCCTTGTCGGCAAGGACCCGTCCGCCATCGAGGACATCTGGCAGTCGGCCTACGTGAGTTCCTACTGGCGCAGCGGACCGGTGCTGAATAACGCCCTGGCGGGAGTGGATGCGGCGCTGTGGGACATAAAGGGCAAGTGCGCAAACGTGCCCCTGTACCAGCTCTTTGGCGGCAAATGCCGGGACTATGTCCCGCTCTATACCGCCGCCGGCGGCGACGATGTGCACGCGGTGGAAGAGTCCGTGCGCGGGTTTATGGAACAGGGGTACCGCTATGTTAAATGTTCAACGTCGGAGCCGGGATTGGCGAGATACAGCGCTGGCAGCAACGCCACCGGTTGGCAGCGCTCGGCCCAAGGCGAACCGGGCAGCCAAGATGGGCATGCCGTCACACCCGATGACGAAGTGCTCGGAGTGGATCATGGAGCTCTAGAGGGTGCTTGGGAGCCAACGCCGTACGTGCGGAAGGTGCCCCGTCTCTTTGAGCACCTGCGCGACCAATTAGGCGATAGTGTGGAACTGCTCCACGACGTGCACGAGCGCATTCCGCCGGTGCAGGCGCTTGGCCTGGCGAAGGCGCTAGAACCCTTCAATCTATTCTTCTTGGAGGACCCGCTGGCGCCGGAGAATAACGGCTACTTTCGCATCATGCGCCAGCAGACCACGACCCCAATTGCCATGGGCGAACTCTTTGTCAATCAGGCCGAGTATGTGCCCCTGATTCAAGAACGGCTTATCGACTTCATCAGGGTCCACATCTCCGACATTGGCGGCATTTCGGTGGCCCGCAAGCTGGCGGCTTTTTGCGAATTCTACGGCGTGCGCACGGCATGGCACGGCCCGGCAGATGTTTCTCCTGTGGGACATGCAGCCAACATGCATCTAGATTTTGCCTGCCACAACTTTGGCATTCAGGAGCAGCACGTGTTCAACCAGGCCGCACAGGACGTGTTTCCCGGTACGCCTGAGATTCGCAATGGGGCAATGTGGTCGAACGAACGACCTGGCCTCGGCGTTGAGCTCGACGAAGAGTTGGCGGCGCGTTTCCCCTTGCCGGAAATGCCGTATGGCGGTGGTTGGGCGCCCCTGCGCCGCGACGATGGCACTGTCGTTAGCCCCTAA
- a CDS encoding ABC transporter ATP-binding protein — protein sequence MSGSSNRIVIRATDITKRFGETVAVDGVSFEVSRGETYGLLGPNGAGKTTTMRMVSGLSPLTAGELTVAGIDVSRQAREVRNILGVVTQEDGLDTDLDAKSNLITYGFIAGLSHREAEKRADAVLMFFDLTDKANGEIDYLSGGMKRRLAIARAFMTNPQVIVLDEPTTGLDPQGRNRVWQELDTMKQAGVTILMSTHYMDEATALCDRLAIMHHGKILAEGAPDEVVNRHAGPEVAQVRVSNGVRQDVVGWIEGAGFDYREAGAIITVTSRNGERPDLSGLEGVRVSYRSSNLEDVFLAMAGRKLTDE from the coding sequence GTGAGCGGCTCGAGCAACCGAATTGTCATTCGCGCGACCGACATTACCAAACGGTTTGGCGAGACCGTCGCAGTGGACGGAGTTTCTTTCGAGGTTAGCCGCGGCGAGACCTACGGCCTGCTCGGCCCGAACGGCGCGGGCAAGACTACTACCATGCGCATGGTAAGCGGATTGTCTCCTTTGACTGCAGGGGAACTGACCGTTGCAGGTATCGACGTGTCCCGGCAGGCGAGAGAAGTCCGCAACATCCTCGGTGTCGTTACCCAGGAGGACGGCCTCGATACTGATCTTGATGCCAAGAGTAACCTCATTACGTATGGCTTCATCGCTGGGCTTTCACACAGGGAAGCTGAAAAGCGAGCGGACGCCGTGCTGATGTTCTTCGATTTGACCGACAAGGCGAATGGGGAAATCGACTATCTTTCGGGTGGCATGAAGCGGCGTCTCGCAATTGCCAGGGCCTTCATGACGAACCCGCAAGTAATCGTGCTCGACGAGCCCACAACCGGCCTTGACCCGCAAGGCCGCAATCGCGTCTGGCAAGAGTTGGATACGATGAAGCAGGCAGGCGTGACTATTCTCATGTCCACGCATTACATGGATGAAGCCACAGCCTTGTGCGACCGGCTTGCCATCATGCACCACGGCAAAATCCTGGCTGAGGGCGCGCCGGACGAAGTTGTAAACAGGCACGCGGGGCCGGAGGTGGCGCAGGTACGGGTGTCTAACGGTGTACGGCAAGACGTTGTGGGCTGGATCGAAGGCGCCGGATTCGACTATCGAGAAGCCGGCGCGATAATCACCGTCACATCCCGTAACGGCGAGCGTCCTGATCTCTCCGGCCTGGAAGGTGTACGCGTCTCCTACCGGTCTTCAAATCTCGAGGACGTTTTCTTGGCCATGGCGGGCAGGAAGCTGACGGACGAGTGA
- a CDS encoding ABC transporter permease, whose translation MNIAAPNTYLAGFRLRSITGIWYRHALVLRRNLLTSLSWYFVEPFVILMAIGIGVGTLVDSVDGVPYAKFVTPGVIVGSAMFHAIFECAWGGFMRIQKGVYETTLTAPVSTREIAMGDLAWSMTRAVLTAVCIGTVAALFGWIDNVSGVGVLLAAALVGMQFGALGLIFAALSPNVHILSLTFTVVASPLYFFSGAFFPIAVMPDWVEPIAWAAPLTSSVHLARGFATGELGISHLFALLYVFALTAVLFPIATTLLHRRLVK comes from the coding sequence GTGAACATCGCCGCTCCCAACACCTACCTCGCCGGTTTCAGGCTGCGCAGCATTACCGGTATTTGGTACCGGCACGCCCTGGTGCTCAGGCGCAACTTGCTTACATCCCTATCCTGGTATTTCGTAGAGCCATTCGTCATCCTCATGGCCATTGGCATCGGTGTTGGCACGCTGGTGGATAGTGTCGATGGTGTACCGTACGCAAAGTTCGTTACTCCCGGAGTCATCGTTGGCTCTGCCATGTTCCATGCCATTTTCGAGTGCGCTTGGGGTGGGTTCATGCGCATTCAGAAGGGTGTGTATGAAACAACGCTGACCGCGCCGGTGAGCACGCGTGAGATTGCTATGGGCGACTTAGCTTGGTCCATGACCAGGGCGGTCCTCACGGCTGTGTGCATCGGGACGGTGGCGGCGCTGTTTGGGTGGATTGACAACGTGTCCGGCGTGGGCGTCCTGCTGGCAGCGGCGCTGGTTGGCATGCAGTTTGGGGCGCTGGGCCTCATATTCGCCGCGCTCTCTCCGAACGTGCACATTCTGTCGCTGACCTTCACGGTAGTAGCAAGTCCCCTTTACTTCTTCAGCGGCGCGTTCTTCCCCATCGCCGTCATGCCGGATTGGGTAGAGCCGATAGCGTGGGCTGCGCCCCTCACCTCCTCTGTGCACTTGGCCCGGGGATTCGCGACCGGAGAATTGGGGATTTCGCACCTGTTTGCCCTACTCTATGTATTCGCTCTGACTGCCGTGCTATTCCCCATCGCTACCACGCTATTGCACCGGCGACTGGTCAAGTGA
- a CDS encoding ABC transporter substrate-binding protein, translating into MRFFRIPATRAVQCRHGIPARQAGGIVQARLRPRGFVIALLALVAVLIVSSCGVYTTVEPTEQPDQVETIDDHDYETIVAELKESAKAFEYAIGTHGGQITYSTIGEPLTFNLALANDSSSSGYLSYLFEGLTETSWLTDQVEPLLADSWEHSADGLTWTFHLRKDVSWHDGKPFTAHDVDFTFNRIIYNDDIPTTTRAAFTFRYIDAESGAWTEGRMTVRALDEYTIECVLPVSFAPFLRSMGTAIYPKHILEPHVNDGTFASLWDIETDPREVIGTGPFTIERYDDNERLILRRNPNYWLNDAAGNSLPYLDTIVYHIVDGLETELAMFKAGETDVHGVLGEEYADLKPLEAEGNFTIHRRGPAFGTTFLGFNLNPGANAETGAPFVAPEKLAWFQNTQFRQAVAHSIDKDAIVRDILHGLGYPQWASISPAAGDFHNPDVRRYPYDIAQANAILDSLGWVDTNGDGIREDEDGNTIEFTLVTNGDNSVRGAVTQHIADGMKEIGVKADYESIEFGDLVARLTASYAWEAMVVGFSGGSDPYSGISFWHSSEAFHLWYPNQPEPATEWEAEIDDLYIRAAQELDHEMRVELYHYAQEVIAENLPIIYTTQSERLTATRNVFGNTTPTLYGLWDIRYLYRLDQ; encoded by the coding sequence ATGCGTTTCTTTCGGATTCCTGCAACCAGGGCGGTGCAATGCAGGCACGGCATTCCAGCGAGGCAGGCAGGCGGAATTGTGCAAGCAAGGCTACGACCGCGAGGTTTCGTGATCGCCTTGTTGGCGCTCGTCGCGGTGCTGATCGTATCTTCGTGCGGCGTCTACACCACAGTTGAGCCTACCGAGCAGCCCGATCAAGTCGAGACAATTGACGATCACGATTATGAGACCATCGTCGCCGAACTCAAGGAGAGTGCCAAGGCATTTGAGTATGCCATCGGCACGCACGGCGGGCAGATCACGTACTCCACCATCGGCGAACCGCTGACCTTCAACCTGGCCCTTGCCAATGATTCTTCCTCATCGGGCTATTTGAGCTACCTCTTCGAGGGTCTCACCGAAACCTCCTGGCTGACCGATCAGGTTGAACCGTTGCTGGCGGATTCGTGGGAGCATTCTGCAGACGGTCTGACCTGGACTTTTCACCTGCGCAAAGACGTGAGCTGGCACGACGGGAAGCCCTTCACGGCTCACGATGTGGACTTCACCTTCAACCGCATCATCTACAACGATGACATTCCCACCACGACGCGCGCCGCTTTCACCTTCCGTTACATAGATGCAGAGAGCGGCGCATGGACGGAAGGCCGCATGACCGTGCGCGCGCTGGATGAATACACCATCGAGTGCGTACTGCCGGTCTCGTTTGCGCCGTTTCTGCGTTCTATGGGCACGGCGATCTATCCCAAGCACATCCTGGAACCCCACGTGAACGACGGCACGTTCGCTTCCCTGTGGGACATAGAGACGGACCCGCGGGAAGTCATCGGCACCGGCCCCTTCACCATCGAGCGCTATGACGACAATGAGCGCCTGATCCTGCGGCGCAATCCCAACTACTGGCTCAACGACGCCGCGGGCAACAGCCTGCCGTACTTGGATACTATCGTCTATCACATCGTGGATGGCTTGGAGACCGAGCTTGCCATGTTCAAGGCCGGTGAGACGGACGTGCACGGCGTCTTGGGCGAAGAGTACGCGGACCTGAAGCCCTTGGAAGCGGAGGGCAACTTCACCATTCACCGCCGGGGCCCGGCGTTCGGCACCACGTTCCTCGGCTTCAACCTGAACCCCGGCGCGAATGCGGAGACCGGCGCGCCCTTCGTGGCGCCGGAGAAGCTGGCCTGGTTCCAGAATACGCAGTTCCGCCAAGCCGTCGCTCACAGCATCGATAAGGACGCTATCGTCAGGGACATCCTGCACGGGCTCGGCTACCCGCAGTGGGCCTCCATCAGCCCGGCGGCCGGCGATTTTCATAATCCGGATGTGCGCCGCTATCCCTACGACATCGCCCAGGCCAACGCCATCTTGGATAGCCTCGGCTGGGTGGATACCAACGGCGACGGCATTCGCGAGGATGAAGACGGCAACACCATTGAGTTTACGCTGGTGACCAACGGCGACAACTCCGTGCGCGGGGCCGTCACGCAGCACATCGCGGACGGGATGAAGGAGATCGGCGTCAAGGCGGACTATGAGTCAATCGAGTTTGGCGATCTGGTGGCCCGGTTGACCGCTTCGTATGCGTGGGAGGCCATGGTCGTCGGCTTCTCCGGCGGCTCGGACCCCTACAGCGGCATCAGCTTCTGGCATAGCAGCGAGGCCTTCCACCTCTGGTACCCTAACCAGCCGGAACCCGCCACGGAATGGGAAGCCGAGATCGATGATCTCTATATCCGGGCCGCCCAGGAACTCGACCACGAAATGCGCGTGGAACTCTACCACTACGCCCAAGAAGTCATCGCCGAAAACCTCCCCATCATCTACACCACCCAGTCCGAACGCCTCACCGCCACCCGCAACGTGTTCGGCAATACGACACCGACGCTGTATGGGCTGTGGGATATTCGGTATCTGTACCGGTTGGATCAATAG
- a CDS encoding DUF1640 domain-containing protein, producing MAVFDTHKAYEALTAGGFTDSQAKTLLDTLGDSNEALATKTDIGTVKTDLRELELRMRLNLYGVAIVVIGVLAALELLPR from the coding sequence TTGGCAGTTTTCGATACACACAAGGCCTATGAGGCGCTTACTGCGGGAGGATTCACGGATTCTCAGGCAAAGACATTACTGGATACCCTCGGTGATTCCAACGAGGCGCTTGCCACCAAAACAGACATAGGCACGGTAAAGACCGACCTTCGCGAACTAGAATTGCGTATGAGATTGAATCTCTATGGCGTAGCCATCGTAGTCATTGGCGTCTTAGCCGCCTTGGAACTGCTGCCTCGGTAG
- a CDS encoding molybdopterin molybdotransferase MoeA, whose amino-acid sequence MPKDRMLSVEEAFARIVSQFSALASETVPLMDTLGRVLAEDVVSAEDVPAFDNSAMDGYAVRFADTQAASEAQPVHLRVVGDLAAGSVPSNPLGAGEAVRIMTGAPVPPGSDAVVPFEDTDRTDWAKFGTPPGASGDPATVGILLAPEYQDNVRFRAEDIKAGETVLLQGQRLRPAEIGVMASLGKSQVAVYRRPVVAVIPTGDEVIEIDQPLQPGQVRNSAAHALEALVTRYGGIPRRLPVVGDTVEETRAALLSCLDCDLIVTIGGVSMGDYDLVRNVLGAEGEIDFWRIRMRPGKPLAFGHIEGPARAAEASAQPDKETDTSVIPAQAGIQSSPCSPEDPVASAKPTSATEEYAGTSDTPAQSGILPSPGGEGQGEGSIPAEVSGPITPANASDSVIPAKAGIHLTSDAPSRRVPVVGLPGNPVSAYVTFEEFVRPALLVMQGHTHLHKTTVTARFLDGMENHGRRQFVRVIVERDDHGYTARLTGEQGSQLLTSLAKANGLAIISEHTTYVEPGSDVTVQMLDWPEEA is encoded by the coding sequence ATGCCCAAAGACCGCATGCTCAGCGTAGAAGAAGCGTTCGCGCGCATCGTCTCCCAGTTCTCCGCACTTGCATCGGAGACAGTGCCCCTGATGGACACCCTCGGCCGCGTGCTGGCGGAGGACGTGGTGAGCGCCGAAGACGTGCCCGCGTTCGATAACTCGGCCATGGACGGCTACGCCGTGCGCTTTGCCGACACGCAGGCGGCGAGCGAGGCGCAGCCGGTCCATTTGCGCGTGGTTGGCGACCTGGCCGCCGGTTCAGTTCCTTCTAACCCGCTGGGGGCTGGCGAGGCCGTGCGCATCATGACCGGCGCGCCGGTACCGCCGGGGAGCGACGCTGTGGTGCCTTTTGAGGATACCGATCGCACCGACTGGGCGAAATTCGGCACGCCCCCCGGCGCAAGCGGCGATCCTGCCACCGTCGGCATCCTGCTGGCTCCGGAGTACCAGGACAACGTGCGTTTTCGCGCGGAAGACATCAAAGCCGGCGAGACCGTGCTCTTGCAAGGACAACGCCTGCGTCCTGCCGAAATTGGTGTGATGGCCTCTTTGGGAAAGTCACAGGTCGCAGTATACCGGCGGCCCGTGGTGGCCGTGATCCCCACCGGCGACGAGGTGATCGAGATTGACCAGCCTTTGCAGCCGGGGCAAGTTCGCAATAGCGCGGCCCACGCCCTGGAAGCGCTTGTCACTCGCTATGGCGGCATTCCTCGACGACTGCCCGTGGTCGGTGACACAGTTGAAGAGACCCGCGCGGCGCTGCTCTCCTGCCTCGATTGTGACCTGATCGTGACAATCGGCGGGGTCTCCATGGGCGACTATGACCTCGTGCGCAACGTGCTGGGCGCGGAAGGCGAAATAGATTTCTGGCGCATCCGCATGCGCCCCGGCAAGCCGCTGGCTTTCGGACACATTGAGGGACCAGCACGTGCCGCTGAGGCCAGCGCGCAACCCGACAAAGAAACGGACACATCCGTCATTCCGGCGCAAGCCGGAATCCAGTCTTCGCCCTGCTCACCAGAAGACCCGGTCGCATCCGCCAAGCCCACGAGCGCAACCGAAGAGTATGCAGGTACGTCCGACACTCCCGCGCAATCGGGAATACTTCCCTCTCCTGGGGGAGAGGGTCAGGGTGAGGGGTCCATTCCCGCGGAGGTTTCGGGTCCCATCACTCCCGCGAATGCCTCAGATTCCGTCATTCCCGCGAAAGCGGGAATCCATCTTACTTCCGATGCTCCCAGCCGCCGCGTCCCCGTGGTCGGCCTGCCCGGCAATCCAGTCTCGGCTTATGTCACCTTCGAGGAATTCGTCCGCCCGGCGCTTCTCGTCATGCAGGGCCACACACACCTACACAAGACCACCGTCACGGCCCGTTTCCTGGACGGCATGGAGAACCACGGCCGCCGCCAGTTCGTGCGCGTCATCGTCGAGCGCGACGACCACGGCTACACCGCGCGGCTCACCGGCGAGCAGGGGTCGCAGCTTCTCACGTCCCTCGCCAAAGCCAACGGCCTCGCCATCATCTCCGAGCACACCACTTATGTCGAGCCCGGCAGCGACGTCACCGTGCAAATGCTCGACTGGCCGGAAGAGGCGTGA
- a CDS encoding aldehyde dehydrogenase family protein: MAVSTEPKHFGLLIDGEWIERRDGKLLEVRSPNDGQVFATLPEATQADLDAAIEAAQRAFDKQELSAYQRYEILYKASQLLTERVEDIAYHMSMEGGKPIKEARMEVARAASTILVAAEEAKRIHGEQIPVEAAVGSEKRLAFTLRQPIGVICCISPFNFPAILVAHKIAPAIAAGNTVVLKPASATPVTAAKICQAFLDAGLPAGHLNLVVGGGATVGEWLIQDERFAMYSFTGSPEVGRHLRNSIGLRRATLELGANSPVIVDKTADVQAAAEGVAQGGYMNAGQVCTSAQRILVHRDVEAEFIAALVPHVEKMHVGPSYEDSTDVGPMVTLSAAERVEAWLKEAAADGANVLCGGERDGQFVTPAVLSGVRSDMRIFKEELFGPAVTVTVFDDIDEAIALANESRYGLQGGIFTNDLETAWKAAKQVHIGALMINDTSRYRADQMPFGGVKESGMGREGPKFVIEEMTDLKLVVFNLQG; the protein is encoded by the coding sequence ATGGCGGTTTCAACGGAACCGAAGCACTTCGGACTGCTCATTGACGGAGAGTGGATCGAACGGCGCGACGGCAAGCTGTTAGAGGTACGCAGCCCTAATGACGGTCAGGTATTTGCCACACTGCCGGAGGCGACGCAAGCGGATTTAGACGCGGCAATCGAAGCGGCGCAACGCGCCTTCGACAAACAAGAGCTTTCAGCCTACCAGCGTTATGAAATTCTTTACAAGGCATCTCAGCTTCTTACGGAGCGCGTCGAAGATATCGCCTACCACATGAGCATGGAAGGCGGTAAGCCGATCAAAGAGGCGAGGATGGAGGTAGCGCGCGCAGCCAGCACAATTCTCGTTGCAGCCGAAGAGGCTAAGCGTATCCACGGCGAGCAGATTCCAGTGGAAGCTGCCGTGGGCTCGGAGAAGCGCTTGGCGTTCACGTTGCGCCAGCCCATCGGCGTAATCTGCTGCATCTCGCCCTTCAACTTTCCCGCCATTCTCGTTGCGCACAAGATCGCGCCGGCCATTGCTGCCGGCAATACCGTGGTACTCAAGCCCGCCAGCGCCACACCGGTCACGGCGGCGAAAATTTGCCAGGCGTTCCTGGATGCCGGGCTGCCGGCGGGTCACCTCAACCTGGTGGTCGGTGGCGGCGCAACAGTCGGCGAGTGGCTGATTCAGGACGAGCGCTTCGCCATGTATTCGTTCACCGGCTCACCGGAGGTCGGCAGACATCTGCGCAATAGCATCGGTCTCCGCCGCGCCACGCTGGAGTTGGGCGCCAACTCACCCGTGATCGTGGATAAGACCGCTGACGTGCAAGCGGCCGCGGAAGGTGTGGCCCAAGGCGGCTACATGAACGCCGGTCAGGTGTGCACATCCGCCCAGCGCATCCTGGTACATCGCGACGTCGAAGCGGAGTTCATCGCAGCACTGGTGCCGCACGTTGAGAAGATGCACGTCGGGCCATCCTACGAAGACAGTACCGATGTTGGCCCCATGGTCACACTGAGCGCCGCCGAGCGCGTGGAAGCATGGCTCAAGGAAGCGGCTGCGGACGGCGCGAACGTGCTCTGCGGCGGCGAGCGCGATGGGCAATTCGTGACGCCTGCCGTGCTGAGTGGCGTGCGCTCTGATATGCGCATTTTCAAGGAAGAGCTTTTCGGTCCCGCGGTCACCGTGACAGTATTCGACGACATCGACGAGGCGATTGCCCTGGCGAACGAATCGCGCTACGGACTGCAGGGCGGCATCTTCACCAACGACCTGGAGACCGCCTGGAAAGCCGCCAAGCAGGTGCACATCGGCGCCCTCATGATCAACGATACCTCACGCTACCGCGCCGACCAGATGCCGTTCGGCGGCGTGAAAGAAAGCGGCATGGGTCGCGAAGGTCCCAAGTTCGTCATCGAGGAAATGACCGACCTGAAGCTGGTAGTCTTCAACCTGCAAGGATAG